In one Corallococcus sp. EGB genomic region, the following are encoded:
- a CDS encoding DUF2378 family protein: MRDERVIFSSSVDSLYRKVLAPSLTPELVDRLRARGMNLHAPLLAAYPLAVWVDCLADTARTLHPDRPVEEGRRLMGRRMVEGYAQTLVGGAVLTLARVVGPMRSLERMQHNFRSGNNYTETRLTMLGPTQADLWFNEPEALEGFVDGVLEEGMLRVGVQGLTLHRTRHSPESATYHLEWAARAS; the protein is encoded by the coding sequence ATGAGGGACGAGCGCGTCATCTTCAGCAGCAGCGTGGACAGCCTGTACCGCAAGGTGCTGGCCCCCTCCCTGACGCCCGAACTGGTGGACCGGCTGCGCGCGCGGGGGATGAACCTCCACGCGCCGCTGCTCGCCGCCTACCCGCTGGCCGTCTGGGTGGACTGCCTGGCGGACACGGCCCGCACGCTCCACCCGGACCGGCCGGTGGAGGAGGGCCGGCGCCTGATGGGCCGGCGCATGGTGGAGGGCTACGCGCAGACGCTGGTGGGCGGCGCCGTCCTCACGCTGGCGCGCGTGGTGGGCCCCATGCGCTCGCTCGAGCGGATGCAGCACAACTTCCGCAGCGGCAACAACTACACGGAGACGCGGCTCACCATGCTGGGCCCCACCCAGGCGGACCTCTGGTTCAATGAGCCGGAGGCGCTGGAGGGCTTCGTGGACGGCGTGCTGGAGGAAGGGATGTTGCGCGTGGGAGTCCAGGGGCTCACCCTGCACCGCACCCGCCACTCGCCCGAATCCGCCACCTACCACCTGGAGTGGGCCGCCCGGGCTTCCTGA